In Silene latifolia isolate original U9 population chromosome X, ASM4854445v1, whole genome shotgun sequence, the following proteins share a genomic window:
- the LOC141618621 gene encoding uncharacterized protein LOC141618621, with protein MRALFDDFASIVENSWHKEIVGTPMFRVVQKLKKLKPQQLSHDPLNDMVCHAKRVSANELRVLIKARNSYLTQKAKESWVREGDANTSFFHSSIKKRRMRNRVYNVKDMDVNLCSTPEEIKTAFEKYYLKLLGTSNPVQPVSKKVIKTGKILTMIHQNILLKLVTDDEIKVAMFSIPGALPPGPDGFYSKFLKDSWSIVGKEVCTSVRNVFRTGKVLKELNATVLTLVPNTELPDNVLQIRPIACCNTGAFIKNRDIVDNILICQDLIKLYRRKLTHLCFADDLLMFSRGDLQSVTLLLRAFETFSIFSGLKTNNGKSNFYTNGISEAIVSSVEEASRMNRGGIPFRAFLWHGHEAKETPALVSWKQVCKPRRKGGMGLKNLHQWNVALIGKYVWWVEIKTDHLWVKWVHSIYIKQSTWSDYEPTLNTSWSWRRICAVQNQLKPWLFEDQWRQTNCEYTAQVGYNWLVDDGIDFTWYP; from the exons ATGCGGGCTTTGTTTGATGACTTTGCCTCTATTGTGGAAAATAGTTGGCATAAGGAGATTGTAGGTACTCCAATGTTTAGAGTTGTGCAGAAATTGAAGAAACTGAAACCA CAGCAACTTAGCCATGACCCTTTGAATGACATGGTTTGCCATGCTAAAAGAGTGTCTGCTAACGAGTTGAGGGTACTTATTAAAGCAAGAAACAGTTACTTAACTCAGAAAGCTAAAGAGAGCTGGGTAAGAGAAGGTGATGCTAATACCTCATTCTTTCATTCTAGCATAAAGAAAAGAAGAATGAGGAATAGGGTTTATAATGTTAAGGATATGGATGTGAATTTATGCTCTACACCTGAGGAGATCAAAACTGCTTTTGAGAAGTACTATCTGAAGTTACTGGGAACCTCTAATCCAGTGCAACCTGTTTCAAAGAAAGTTATTAAGACTGGAAAGATTTTGACTATGATACATCAGAACATTCTCCTTAAACTAGTGACTGACGATGAGATTAAGGTTGCAATGTTCTCTATTCCTGGTGCCTTGCCACCAGGACCTGATGGTTTTTATAGTAAGTTTTTAAAGGACTCTTGGAGTATAGTGGGGAAGGAGGTGTGTACATCTGTTAGGAATGTTTTCAGGACTGGGAAGGTTCTGAAAGAACTTAATGCTACTGTGCTCACTCTTGTTCCTAATACTGAATTACCTGATAATGTGTTGCAGATTAGGCCTATAGCCTGCTGTAATACA GGGGCTTTCATCAAAAATAGAGATATTGTGGATAATATTCTTATCTGCCAGGATCTCATTAAGCTGTATAGGAGGAAG CTCACCCATTTGTGTTTTGCTGATGACCTGCTCATGTTCAGTAGAGGTGATTTGCAATCTGTTACTCTACTGCTAAGAGCTTTTGAGACATTCTCTATCTTCTCAGGGCTTAAGACGAATAATGGTAAGTCCAATTTTTATACTAATGGGATTAGTGAGGCTATTGTGAGTAGCGTTGAAGAAGCCTCTCGTATGAATAGAGGAGGTATTCCCTTCAG AGCCTTTCTATGGCATGGTCACGAAGCTAAGGAGACCCCTGCACTGGTGTCTTGGAAACAGGTATGTAAACCCAGGAGAAAAGGTGGGATGGGTTTAAAGAACTTGCATCAATGGAATGTTGCCTTGATTGGCAAATATGTTTGGTGGGTTGAGATAAAGACTGATCACTTATGGGTTAAGTGGGTGCACTCCATTTATATAAAGCAATCTACATGGAGTGATTATGAACCTACCCTTAATACAAGTTGGTCATGGCGGAGGATCTGTGCAGTTCAAAACCAACTTAAACCTTGGCTGTTTGAGGACCAGTGGAGACAAACCAATTGTGAATACACTGCCCAGGTGGGTTATAATTGGCTTGTTGATGATGGCATTGATTTCACTTGGTATCCTTAG